GTCTTTTTAGCGGTGTCTTTATTTAAAACCATATTGCAAATGTATAAAGTTTTTGTTAATGAGTCTCAGTTGATTTTGACAAATAAACTGTCTGATATTGCTAATAATAAATATTTTTTATTGAATCAGAAATCAATAAATGAAGCTATAGCGCTGTTATCTACGGGTAATATCAACATTGCGTATATTTATCATCCAAATGTCGATGAAATATTAAACAAATTTACAGCTAAAATTCCTTTGGTAGTTGCTGCAGGTGGTGTGGTTACTAATAAGGCGGGTAAAGTATTGTTTATTTATAGAAATGATAAATGGGACCTACCAAAAGGTAAATTAGATAAAGGAGAAACTTTAGAGGAATGTGCTGTAAGAGAAGTAGAAGAGGAGACAGGAGTTCAAGGTTTGAAAATTGAAAATATTTTAAAAACAACTTATCATGTTTTTAAAAGAAATGGAAAATACAAACTGAAACAAGTACATTGGTTTGCTATGAATACTTCATATAAAGGTGAGCTTGTTGGTCAATTAGATGAGGGAATTGTAAAAGTAAAATGGAAAGGACCTAAGAAAATAGCTAAGGCCCTTCAAAATTCTTATACTAATATTAAAATTCTTTTTGAAGATTAATAATTATTCAGATACCACTTCAAAATTATTAAACACTCTGTAAACAGGGTATTGGTTGTGTGCTTTTTCGTAATACTCAGATCGTTGGTATATGTATTCTAATTGTGCATACCAATCTTTTGCAAACGCCTCATCAGTAGCCTTTTTTAGTCGAAATGCTTCATCTAATAAGCTATTGGTTTTAAGTAATTCTGCAGCTATGTCTTCAAATACATAAGGAGAGAAACCTTCTTTTTGTTGTAGAATAGGGTCAAAAAAGTTCCAGTTAAAAAAGGAATCTGTAGCAGCAGGCTCTAGTGTTTCTATAAGGTATCGAATTCCTTTTTGCTTTAAAGGAATATAGATGTCACCCTGTTGAAATTGTACTTTTTGGTTGCTCTTAGCTATTTTTGTATCGTAATGAGGATAATGTCCTTCGTAGCTGTTGGTGTATGTTTTGTACTCTTTAATTTTATACGATTCTACTTCTACTACAGTATCTTTTTTAATTCGCGTAAATGCAATTTCATTTTTTGTTAAAAGAGTTATAATCTTAAAATTACTTTTTTTGAGGATATAAGCCTTTGGGATTTTTATACTTTCAGAGCCTTTATAGTAATTATAATATTTTGTAGGTTTTGTAAAGGGTTTATTCTCATTATATTTTAGTCTAGGGAAACCGGTTACTTCGCTTATTAAGGTGTCAGCTTCAAAACCTTTAAAATTTAAGGTGGTTGTTTGTGTAGAATCAATTTCCCATTTTAAAGGATAATATTCTAAATTTTGAACATTTTCTGAATAGTTTTCTCGGAGTTCTTTTATTTTTTGACCATCAGTTTCTGAAATTTCTATCATTTTTCTCATAAGCTCATAGGTCCCTTCAACCCTTTTTTTATAAGGTTTAAGCATGTGGGTTTCGACCATTAAACCCAATGTGTTCCACAGTGAGGTGTAGCCTGTAGAATATCTTGGGTGGTCTATAAATTGAGAGAATCCATTTTCAGGAACAGTATTATGTACATTAACATATGGCGTAATGTCCCATTTGTCTTTAACTAGACTAGCCTCTAATTTAGGCATTAAATTCTTGTTTAAATAATCGCCTAATTCTAAACCAAGTTTATTGTGTTGCGTAAATAAGTGGGTTAGTGTATATTGATAATCTGCACCGTTACTTACGTGATTATCTATAAAAATATCAGGTTTTACTAAATGATAAATAGTTGCAAATGTTTCAGCATTTTTTGTGTCAGACTTTATAAAATCTCTATTTAGATCGTAGTTTCTTGCGTTACCTCTAAAGCCATATTCTTTAGGTCCATTTTGGTTGGCTCTGGTTGTTGCGTTTCTATTTTGTGCTCCGCCAATATTGTAGATTGGGATTGTTGCTATTACGGTGTTTTCTGGAGGGGTAATATTTTCAGTGGCTAAATCCCTAAAGAGAAGCATTGTTGCGTCTATGCCATCGCTTTCACCTGGGTGAATACCGTTGTTTATTAAAAGAATAGTTTTAGACTCTTTTATTTTTTTAAAATTGAAGTCAGCATCTAAATTATACGTCACTAAATGTAATGGAATGCCACTATCCGTTTCGCCAATAGTTTGAATGTTTACTTCAGGAAATTCCTTAGCCAGTTTTATATAAAAATCAATAGTTTCTTGATAGGTAGCTGTTTCCTCGCCGTTAGAAAGCTCAAAATGTGTCTTATAATCAATTGTTTTGTCTTCTTTTTGTGATTCACAGGAGATAATTAGTACTAGAAAAAGAAGGTATGGTAGAAATTTCATTGGTTTCTGAAGTATTAAATTGCAATTTAATTTCAATAATTAATTACTACCTGTGTATTTATTTACTAGGATAATATTCAATTGATAGAAAGAAATTGTTTTACGGATTTAAGCTTCAAAAATAACGAAAATAAAGTGTCTTTGTTACTCAATATTTGTGATTTTATGAATTTCAACTTTATTTAAAGGTTTTGTATTATAGGTAATATTGTGGTGCGTTTTGCACTTATAAAAATCAGACTTTTCACGGTCTTCTTTGTTAATAGAGGAAGTAACGATGTTTACCGTAATTGAATCGGTAATAGGTAGTTTTAAAAATTCATCTAGAAACTCCCAACCATCCATTATAGGCATGTTTAGGTCTAGAAATAATAAGTCGGGCAGTTTTGTTTTCTTTGAAACTATTTCCGAAAGATATTCTAGTGCTAGCTGTCCATTCGAAAAAGTATCAATTTTATTGCATTCTATGGTGCTAGTAAGTAGCTTTTTAATGCCAAAAACAGTGATAGCGTCGTCGTCTATTATGCAAATATGATCAATCATTTTCATTAAAATATATTTTAAATGTAGTTCCCTTTCCTACCTTGCTGTTAATTATAAATTTGCCATTCATGGCTTCTATTTGATGTTTTGAAATGTAAAGACTAACACCTCTTGTTTTTTCTAGTTCATGAAATGTGTTATACATTCCAAAAATTTTATCTTTATTTTTTTCAAGATTTATCCCTATACCATTATCCTTTATAGTTATAATTGTATACCCTTTTATTTTGTTAGCACTTATTTCAATTTTATTTTCAGAAATATCTTGCCCAAATTGAATGGCATTTGAAATGATGCTTGTTAAAATGTTATTTACATAAGTTGGTACCCCTTTGATATAAATGTCTTCTGTAATTTGATTTGTAATATGGGTACGCTTATTTTTAATTAGAAGTTTTAGGCTTTTTAATACAGCACCTATTTCTGTGTTTGCATGAATATTTTTCTTTTCTTGTACTGGGTTGGTGTTAATTTCTAGAACTTCATTTAAATTATCGATAGTTTCTAAAAGATTGTCAGAAGCATCAATTAACATTTCTAATAATTTTTCTCTTTCTTCTTCATCTGCTTCTTTAATTAAAAAACCTAGAAGCATAGAGAAATTTGCAGTATGCGAACGTAAATTATGGGAAACGATGTGTGCAAAGTTCAATAGCTTTTTATTCTGGATTGCAGATATATTTATAAGAAGTTTAAGTTGTTCTTCCTTTTGTTTTATAGGAGTGATGTCCATGCTAAAACCCATTAGGCAAACAACATCATTATCTTCATTAAATAAGGGAATTTTTGAGGTCAGGAAATTATTTTTTTGCCCATCTTTTAGGGTGATGATAGTTTCTTTTCCAAGTATAGGTTCTAAAGTATTTAATATCTTTAGGTCCTCACCTCTAATTATTTGAGCAGTTTCATCATCGTATAAATCAAAGTCGTTTTTCCCAATAATTTCTTCGCTAGTTAAATTAAGGTAATCACATTCTGACTGGTTTACTAGTATTTTTTTGGAATCTAGATCTTTTACAAAAACATTAAGAGGTAGGTGGTTTATTAAGGTTCGTAAAAGATTTTCGCTTTCTTTTATTTTTTGTTGTGCTAATACATCTTCAGTGATGTCTTGAATAGTAC
This genomic stretch from Cellulophaga algicola DSM 14237 harbors:
- a CDS encoding NUDIX hydrolase codes for the protein MYKVFVNESQLILTNKLSDIANNKYFLLNQKSINEAIALLSTGNINIAYIYHPNVDEILNKFTAKIPLVVAAGGVVTNKAGKVLFIYRNDKWDLPKGKLDKGETLEECAVREVEEETGVQGLKIENILKTTYHVFKRNGKYKLKQVHWFAMNTSYKGELVGQLDEGIVKVKWKGPKKIAKALQNSYTNIKILFED
- a CDS encoding M14 family metallopeptidase — its product is MKFLPYLLFLVLIISCESQKEDKTIDYKTHFELSNGEETATYQETIDFYIKLAKEFPEVNIQTIGETDSGIPLHLVTYNLDADFNFKKIKESKTILLINNGIHPGESDGIDATMLLFRDLATENITPPENTVIATIPIYNIGGAQNRNATTRANQNGPKEYGFRGNARNYDLNRDFIKSDTKNAETFATIYHLVKPDIFIDNHVSNGADYQYTLTHLFTQHNKLGLELGDYLNKNLMPKLEASLVKDKWDITPYVNVHNTVPENGFSQFIDHPRYSTGYTSLWNTLGLMVETHMLKPYKKRVEGTYELMRKMIEISETDGQKIKELRENYSENVQNLEYYPLKWEIDSTQTTTLNFKGFEADTLISEVTGFPRLKYNENKPFTKPTKYYNYYKGSESIKIPKAYILKKSNFKIITLLTKNEIAFTRIKKDTVVEVESYKIKEYKTYTNSYEGHYPHYDTKIAKSNQKVQFQQGDIYIPLKQKGIRYLIETLEPAATDSFFNWNFFDPILQQKEGFSPYVFEDIAAELLKTNSLLDEAFRLKKATDEAFAKDWYAQLEYIYQRSEYYEKAHNQYPVYRVFNNFEVVSE
- a CDS encoding response regulator, encoding MKMIDHICIIDDDAITVFGIKKLLTSTIECNKIDTFSNGQLALEYLSEIVSKKTKLPDLLFLDLNMPIMDGWEFLDEFLKLPITDSITVNIVTSSINKEDREKSDFYKCKTHHNITYNTKPLNKVEIHKITNIE
- a CDS encoding PAS domain S-box protein yields the protein MRREIKYSDNYLIKQLPKATAYVNRDLSVAHISDSWLNNFNFSSKNVKKNNILKAFPTLTTKWKQDIDYAFLGFKNTTKTDKYFDSNIDECWLEWTILPWFDEEENVIGSIIQVADVTENFLLKQKLEKLEILIAVKSEIAKIGSWEYNAVNDKLHWSDMTKIIHEVADNFVSTIENALNFYKPGKNQRRITEYLDQSLKNGATWNDKFQIITAKGKEIWVIATGKPLFEDEKFIGIIGTIQDITEDVLAQQKIKESENLLRTLINHLPLNVFVKDLDSKKILVNQSECDYLNLTSEEIIGKNDFDLYDDETAQIIRGEDLKILNTLEPILGKETIITLKDGQKNNFLTSKIPLFNEDNDVVCLMGFSMDITPIKQKEEQLKLLINISAIQNKKLLNFAHIVSHNLRSHTANFSMLLGFLIKEADEEEREKLLEMLIDASDNLLETIDNLNEVLEINTNPVQEKKNIHANTEIGAVLKSLKLLIKNKRTHITNQITEDIYIKGVPTYVNNILTSIISNAIQFGQDISENKIEISANKIKGYTIITIKDNGIGINLEKNKDKIFGMYNTFHELEKTRGVSLYISKHQIEAMNGKFIINSKVGKGTTFKIYFNEND